ATTTCATCCATCCCCTGACCATCCTCACCGCCCTGCCCTTGGCTGGCTTTGGTGCCTTGCTGGCCCTCTGGATCTTTCATCAGGAACTGGATCTGTTCAGCTTCGTCGGCATCATCATGCTGGTGGGGTTGGTGAAAAAGAACGGCATCATCATGGTGGACTTTGCTATCCACCGCCGCCGCGAGGGCGCCACGGCGGTGGACGCCATGGTCGATGCCTGTATCACCCGCTTTCGTCCCATCATGATGACCAACCTTGCGGCGGTGCTGGGCATTCTGCCCATCGCCATCGGCATTGGCGCGGGCGCCGAGTCCCGGGTGCCCCTGGGCGTGGCGGTGGCGGGCGGTATCATCGTGTCGCAGTTCCTCACGCTCTACGTGACGCCGGCGTTCTACGTCCTCTTTGAGGGATGGAAAGGGCGCTGGAAGGGCCGCATGGCGGTTTCGGAAGCGAAGGCGGAGGGTGTCGGTTCTGCAATTTCGCCAAATTGTGATATATAGCGGACAAAGACCAATACCCGGGAGGCCCGGAAGATGCCCGCAAAAATTCTTTTTCTCCTGCTCGTGCTTGCCCTGTCAGGCTGCGCGTCCCTGCCACCACCTTCGTCAACCGCCACGGCCAGCGCCGCCGCGCAGGGCGCCGCGACGGCCGACCGTGATGCCGAAGCGGCACAGCAACGCCTTGCCGCCGTCGCCGCTCAGCGCGCCGGGGCCGAACAGCAATTCTGCCCGAACTGGCGGCAGGCGCTCGGCCAGGCGCGCCGCAACGCCATGGGTTGCGCGCGAATGCCGCTCGGTGAACAGGCCACCTGCTGGCAGGCGGTATCTCAATGGACGCAGGAAGAGAGCCGCTATTTCCATGCCCTGGCCCCCCTTTTCCAGGGGGGCGCCTACGCCACGCCGGCGGCGCAGGCGGCACGTTTTTTTGACCTGGCTCAGGGTTGGGCCATTACCTGTCAGGATGGCCAGAAAGCCTGCTCCGCCGCATCCGGCCACCAGCAGATGGACGACTATAAAAATGTCGTAAACCGCTTTTGCAGCCGCTGAGGATTTAGGTGTTGCTGGTTTTCATCCCCGGATGAACTAAATTATGCTGGTGCACCAGGGTACTGGAATCGATATGTTATCAGCAGCCGGTTATCACGCAGGGAGGTCCTCATGCTCAAAAAATTCGTCCAGGATTTCAAAACATTTCTGCAGCGCGGTAATGTCATCGATCTCGCCGTAGCTTTTGTGATCGGCTCGGCATTTTCCGCCATCGTTACTTCGCTGGTCAGCAACGTGATCATGCCGCCTATCGGCATGCTGCTCGACAAGGTCGATTTTTCCAACCTCTATATCGTATTGAAGCAAGGCACCGTTCCCGGCCCTTACCTGACCCTGGAAGCCGCCAAAAAGGCGGGCGCCGTAACCGTGAACTACGGCCTCTTCATTACCTCGCTGATCAGCTTTTTCATTATCGCCCTGGTGATATTTTCCATCGTGCGGGCGATCAACAAGCTCTACCCCAAACCCGCCCCGGCCGTGACCACCAAAACCTGCCCCTTCTGTGCCTCCGCCATTCCTTTGGCCGCGGTACGCTGTCCCAACTGCACCTCGCCACTGGAGTCCTGAAAATGCTCCCCACACTCGGGACCCGCCATTGATCTGGGAAAACCTGTTATACCTCATTATCGGCGTCGTGCTCGGTCTGGTGGTCGCCGGGCTGGTGGCGCGCAGCATGATCCAGCGTCAGCAGGATATCAGCGCGGCACTCCGGGAAGGACAGCAGGCCAGCGCAGCCCAGACGGAGAGCCTGCAGCACGAAATAAATGCCCTGCGGCAACAGGCCCGGGAACAGCAGGAAGTCCTCCGCCACGAGAGCGAGAGCAGGGCCGCCGCAGAAGCGGAAAGCGGTCGTATCCCGGCGCTCGAAAATGCCCTGGTGGCGGAACGCGGCAATACCGCGCGCCTGCAGACGGAAAACAGCGTCATTCGTGGCCAACTGGCAGAACTGGGTGAGCGGCTGGAACAGGAGCGTCTACGTGGTACAGAGAAGCTGGCGCTGCTGGAAGATGCCCGTCAACGTCTCGGCGACGCCTTCCAGTCCCTGTCCGCGGAGGCCCTGCGCCGCAACAACCAGTCCTTCCTGGAACTGGCGCGGGAAAATCTGGAGCGTTTCCAGGAAAGCGCGAAAACCGACTGGGAGGGCCGACAAAAGGCTGTAGGGCAACTGGTGGAGCCTATCCGTGAGTCCCTGGAGAAGGTGGGCACCCGCATCGATGCCATGGAGAAGACCCGCATCGATGCTTACGGCGCTCTCAATGAGCAGATCCGTGGTCTCGTCCAGGACCACCTGCCGCGCCTGCATCAGGAAACCGCGGCGCTGGTGAAGGCCCTGCGCCAGCCCGCGGCCCGGGGGCGCTGGGGCGAAATGCAGCTCAAGCGGGTCGTGGAGATGGCCGGGATGCTGGCTTACTGCGACTTTACGGAGCAGGAGGGAGTCAATACCGATTCTGGTCAGCAGCGTCCCGATCTGCTGGTGCGCCTGCCCGGGGGCAAACGCATCGTCGTCGATGCCAAGGCGCCACTGAGTGCTTATCTGGAGGCCATGGAAACCGATGATGAGCAGAAACGCGCACATTTCCTGCACAAGCATGCCAGCGAACTACGCACCCACATGACCCAGCTCAGCAAAAAATCCTACTGGGAACAGTTCCAGCCGACTCCGGAGTTCGTGGTCCTGTTCGTGCCCGGTGAGGTGTTCTTCAGTGCTGCCCTCCAGGAAGACCCGTCGCTTATCGAATACGGCGTCGAGCAGAAGGTGATCGTGGCCAGCCCCACCACCCTCATCGCTCTGCTGCGGGCGGTGGCCTATGGCTGGCGGCAGGAATCGCTGGCCGAAAATGCCCGTGCCATCAGCGATCTCGGCAAAGAGCTTTACGATCGTATCAGCATTTTGGCAGGGCACTGGGCGCGGGTGGGCAAGGGGCTGGGGCAGGCGGTGGAGGCCTACAACAGCGCGACGGGGTCGCTGGAAAGCCGGGTACTGGTCTCCGCGCGCAAGTTCCGCGACCTCAAGGCTACGCCCGAGGCAAAAGAGCTACCCGGCATGGACCCCGTGGAGCGGATCCCGCGCCTCCTTCAGGCGGAAGAATTCATCGGACCGGATACCACAGCCCCGCTCGCGGACCAGCACTAGCCGCAGGCGGAGCGCAGCAAGGTCAGGCGCCTTCCCGCCGCGTCTGCGCCTGTATCAGCGCCAGAGGCAGGCTGAAAGTCACCTTTTCCTCTACGCCGGGCATTTCTTGGGGCACTCGGGCGCCCCAGCCCCGGAGGGTGTCCATAATCTCCTGAACCAGGCTTTCCGGTGCCGAAGCCCCGGCACTGATACCAATCTTCCCCACACCTTCGAACCATTCGCGGCGCAACTGCTGAGCGTCCTCGATGAGATGGGTCCGCGTCCCCAGCCGCGTCCCCAGTTCTGCCAGGCGGCTGGAATTGGAACTGTTCGGCGCGCCCACCACCAGCAGGATATCGACATCAGGGGCCAGCGACTTCACCGCATCCTGGCGGTTCTGGGTGGCATAACAGATATCATCTTTTTTCGGACCTTCGATGAGGGGAAAACGTGAGCGCAAGGCGGCGATCACTTCTGCAGTGTCATCCATGCTCAAAGTGGTCTGAGTGATGTAGGCAAGCTTGTCCGGGTTGCGGGGCGCCAGGGTGGCCACATCGGAGACATTGGAAACCAGATACATCATGCCCTCCTCGACCTGACCCATGGTGCCTTCCACCTCCGGGTGTCCGGCGTGACCGATGAGTACCATTTCCATACCGTCCCGGCTGTATTTCTTAACTTCCATATGCACCTTGGTCACCAGCGGGCAGGTGGCGTCGAAGACGCTCAGACCCCGCGCCGCCGCGTGCTCACGGACGGCAATGGGCACGCCATGGGCGCTGAAAATGACCGTAGCCGCGTCCGGCACCTCATCCAGCTCTTCGACGAAGATGGCGCCACGGGCGCGCAGGTCTTCGACGACGTGACGGTTGTGAACGACCTCGTGACGCACATAGATAGGCGCACCGAAAAGCTCCAGGGCGCGATCGACGATCTGAATCGCCCGGTTGACCCCCGCGCAGAAACCACGCGGATTGGCTAACAAAATATCCATGCTGAGATTCCCGAAGTTGAACAGGGGGAATGGTCCGTCCTGCCGCCCGCCCTGTCAACCACCGCAAGTTGGCTATTCCGGTGGTGACTCAGAGATCGCCCCACAGCGCCTGGGTGACGGCGATAGCGGCAATGGCGGCAGTCTCCGCGCGCAGGATGCGCGGCCCCATGCGCAACGAGCGAAAGCCATGGGCCTGCGCGGCGGCCACCTCTTCTGCCGCCAGCCCACCCTCGGGGCCACTGAGCAGGGTGATCTCCGGCCCCGGATGGCCAAGATCGGTAAACCGCTGCGCGGCGTCGGGGTCGAGTACGAAGGCGGCCCCCCGCACACCGGCCCATGCGGTTTCCAGCGCAACCGGCGGAGCGAGTTCGGGAATCGTCGTGCTGCCGCTTTGCTCGCAGGCCGCAATGACGATATCCCGCCAGCGCGCCAGACGTTTCTCTCCGCGTGCTTCACTCAGTTGCACCACTCCGTGGCGGCAGGCCACCGGCTGAATCCGTCGCACCCCCAGTTCCACCGCCTTCTGTAGGCTCCAGTCCCAGCGCTCGCCGCGCGTCAGCGGCAAAAACACCTGAATGGCCAGCGGCGAACCGGTCGACCGCGGATGCCGCCCACTGATCGCCAACTGCGCTTGCGCCCCCGAAATCCCGGTCAGGGACGCCCGATACATCCAGCCATCGCCATTGAACAGGGTCAGCTCCTGGCCATGGCGGGCGCGCAACACCTTGAGCAGATGATGGCTGGCCCCCGCCGGCAGCAAAAAGGGGCCGCTTTCGGGCAGGTCGGAATCGGCGTATAAATGAATGCGCGGCATAGGTTACGATATCGGGCAGGAGAACACAGGTGGGATTATATCATCGTGGCGCTGGCGCGGGTGGCGCATGATCAATGACTCCGATTGCCGTCGCCCACCGGTCTGGCAGACGCGGCCCGGGCTGGTCCCGGCCTGGATATACAATCAGGCCCTCATTCTGCAGCACGCCGCCACCGGCCCCGTCTTCATTCCCCTGCGTTACGTCTCGGTCATGGCCATCCTGCTGGAACGCGAGTGGGTGTTCTGTGACTACCTCGGCGGCCGTGTTGCCGTTAGTGTCTGGCATCACTTCGACCACCAGTCCAGGGAAAACCTGCACGACGGCGTGACCTGCCAGATGGATCTTTTCAGCCCGGCAGGGGAGGAAATCCTGCGTCGCCTGCCCATGGAGTTTCATCAGGCCCTGAATAACGCGATCAAAAAGTCCGCAGAAAAAAGACGCCACCCTGCCCGGGTGATCGCGCTGGATATTCTAACGCGCCGGAGCCCGGGGCCGGATATCTAAGACGGATACGGGAGGCACGACCATGATACCGGAAATCGACCAGCAATGGGTCGGCAAACTGCTGCGCACCAGTGCCGAACGCTTCGTGCTGCCTCGTTTCCACGCCGTCAGCGCCAGCCGCAAACCCGATGGCAGTATCGTCACCAGTGCCGATATCGATAGCCAGAACTTTTTGCAGGACATGCTCACGGCCCGTTATCCCGATATCCCCCTGCTGGGAGAAGAAATGAGTGCAACGGAACAAACCCGCCTGTTGCACGAGGCTGACGCCCTTTGGTGCCTGGATCCGCTGGATGGCAGCAGCAATTTTGCCGCCGGCGTCCCGATCTTCGGTATCTCCCTGGCGTTACTGCAAGGCGGGCACTCGGTGCTCGGTTGGGTGTACGACCCGGTGCGCGCCGAGCTCTTCTCCGCAGCAAAGGGGAGTGGCGCGCGGGTGGACGGCGTACCTATGGCGGTTCGGCAGGCGCCGGCGCTCGGGCAATGCGTCGGCGTCCTGGACTACAAAAGGCTCGATCGCGCTCTCGCCCTGCGCCTGATCGACGAGCGGCCTTTCCACAGCCAACGCAACTTCGGCGCTTCCGTCCTCGAATGGTGCTGGCTCGCTGCCGGACGTTATCATTTTTACCTGCACGGCGCGCAACAACTCTGGGATCGCGCCGCAGGCGCCCTGATACTGCACGAGGCGGGCGGCAGGGCCACGCAATTCAACGGCGGCAGCCTCAGCGAAAATGATCTGCAGACGCGCTCCGTGCTCGCCACCCTCGATCCGCGGCTGCACCAGAGTTGGTCGCGGTGGCTGGAAGCGGTCGGTGAAACGCCTGCCGAGTTCCCAAATGCAGCCCTTTGATTTATGCTAAAACAATTCATCTCTCCCAACGAACCCGTCACTGAAGGAAAAGAATCGCATGGCCTCCATAGGTAATCTCGCACTGTCCCTGCTTCCCGTCACTGAATCCGCGGCCCGTGCCGCGAGCGGCTGGATCGGCCGCGGTGAAAAAGAACTCGGCGACGGCGCCGCAGTGGACGCCATGCGTATCGCCATTGCCCAGGTCCCCATGCGTGGGGTGGTGGTCATCGGTGAGGGCGAAAAGGACGAAGCGCCCATGCTCTACAATGGTGAGGTGGTAGGCTCGGGTGCCGGTCCAGAGGTAGAGATTGCCGTTGATCCTGTCGAAGGTACCACCTTTCTGGCCCAGGGCATGCCCGGCTCCATCTGCGTGCTGGCAGCGGCTCCCAAAGGCAGCATGTTCCAGCCCGGTCCGGCCTTCTATATGGACAAGCTGATCGTCCCGGCCCCGGCCCGCGGCAAAATCGATCCCGCTGCACCCATGAAGGACAAGCTCCACGACCTGGCCCGCGCCGTCGGCAAGGACGTCCGTGAATTGCGCATCTTCCTGCTCAAGAAGCCGCGTCACGAGGCCATGATCCGCGAAATTCAGGCCGCTGGCGCCACCGTGCGCCTGCAGACAGACGGCGACGTCAGCGGTGGCATCATGGCCGCCCTCGGCACCAAGGTGGATGCCATGATGGGTATCGGTGGCACTCCGGAAGGCGTCATTTCCGCCTGCGCCGCCCGCGCCATGGGCGCCGACATGTTTGGATGCCTCGCGCCGCAGAAACCTGGCGAAGCAGAAGCCATCGCCGCCGCCGGCCTCAAGGCCGGGCAGTGGCTGGGGCGTGATGAACTGGTGTCCAGCGATGACGTGCTCTTCGTGGCCACCGGCCTGACCTCCGGCGACATCCTCGATGGCGTGACCCGCTCCCACTACTTTGTGGAAAGTGAGAGCCTGGTTATTTCTGGTCACGACGGCATTCTGCGCCGGGTCCGCACCCACCAGCGCATCGACTGATTTCTATATTATTGAGGAGTATGTTATGACTGTGACCCGTACAGATCTGGCGAACGCCATCCGCGTTCTCACCATGGACGCCGTGGAAAAGGCAAAATCCGGTCATCCCGGCATGCCCATGGGCATGGCGGACATCGCCGAAGTGCTGTGGAACGACTTTCTGGTCCACAACCCCGCCGATACCCATTGGGCCAACCGCGACCGCTTCATTCTGTCCAATGGACACGGTTCCCTCCTGCAGTACGCGCTCCTCCATCTCACCGGCTACGATGTCTCCATGGAAGACCTCAAAAACTTCCGTCAGTGGCACAGCAAGACCCCTGGTCATCCGGAGTACCGCGACACTCCAGGCATTGAAACCACCACTGGCCCCCTGGGTCAGGGCCTTGCCAACGGTGTCGGAATGGCGCT
This sequence is a window from Acidithiobacillus ferridurans. Protein-coding genes within it:
- the mscL gene encoding large conductance mechanosensitive channel protein MscL — protein: MLKKFVQDFKTFLQRGNVIDLAVAFVIGSAFSAIVTSLVSNVIMPPIGMLLDKVDFSNLYIVLKQGTVPGPYLTLEAAKKAGAVTVNYGLFITSLISFFIIALVIFSIVRAINKLYPKPAPAVTTKTCPFCASAIPLAAVRCPNCTSPLES
- the rmuC gene encoding DNA recombination protein RmuC is translated as MIWENLLYLIIGVVLGLVVAGLVARSMIQRQQDISAALREGQQASAAQTESLQHEINALRQQAREQQEVLRHESESRAAAEAESGRIPALENALVAERGNTARLQTENSVIRGQLAELGERLEQERLRGTEKLALLEDARQRLGDAFQSLSAEALRRNNQSFLELARENLERFQESAKTDWEGRQKAVGQLVEPIRESLEKVGTRIDAMEKTRIDAYGALNEQIRGLVQDHLPRLHQETAALVKALRQPAARGRWGEMQLKRVVEMAGMLAYCDFTEQEGVNTDSGQQRPDLLVRLPGGKRIVVDAKAPLSAYLEAMETDDEQKRAHFLHKHASELRTHMTQLSKKSYWEQFQPTPEFVVLFVPGEVFFSAALQEDPSLIEYGVEQKVIVASPTTLIALLRAVAYGWRQESLAENARAISDLGKELYDRISILAGHWARVGKGLGQAVEAYNSATGSLESRVLVSARKFRDLKATPEAKELPGMDPVERIPRLLQAEEFIGPDTTAPLADQH
- the ispH gene encoding 4-hydroxy-3-methylbut-2-enyl diphosphate reductase, whose product is MDILLANPRGFCAGVNRAIQIVDRALELFGAPIYVRHEVVHNRHVVEDLRARGAIFVEELDEVPDAATVIFSAHGVPIAVREHAAARGLSVFDATCPLVTKVHMEVKKYSRDGMEMVLIGHAGHPEVEGTMGQVEEGMMYLVSNVSDVATLAPRNPDKLAYITQTTLSMDDTAEVIAALRSRFPLIEGPKKDDICYATQNRQDAVKSLAPDVDILLVVGAPNSSNSSRLAELGTRLGTRTHLIEDAQQLRREWFEGVGKIGISAGASAPESLVQEIMDTLRGWGARVPQEMPGVEEKVTFSLPLALIQAQTRREGA
- a CDS encoding 16S rRNA (uracil(1498)-N(3))-methyltransferase — translated: MPRIHLYADSDLPESGPFLLPAGASHHLLKVLRARHGQELTLFNGDGWMYRASLTGISGAQAQLAISGRHPRSTGSPLAIQVFLPLTRGERWDWSLQKAVELGVRRIQPVACRHGVVQLSEARGEKRLARWRDIVIAACEQSGSTTIPELAPPVALETAWAGVRGAAFVLDPDAAQRFTDLGHPGPEITLLSGPEGGLAAEEVAAAQAHGFRSLRMGPRILRAETAAIAAIAVTQALWGDL
- a CDS encoding inositol monophosphatase family protein — protein: MIPEIDQQWVGKLLRTSAERFVLPRFHAVSASRKPDGSIVTSADIDSQNFLQDMLTARYPDIPLLGEEMSATEQTRLLHEADALWCLDPLDGSSNFAAGVPIFGISLALLQGGHSVLGWVYDPVRAELFSAAKGSGARVDGVPMAVRQAPALGQCVGVLDYKRLDRALALRLIDERPFHSQRNFGASVLEWCWLAAGRYHFYLHGAQQLWDRAAGALILHEAGGRATQFNGGSLSENDLQTRSVLATLDPRLHQSWSRWLEAVGETPAEFPNAAL
- the glpX gene encoding class II fructose-bisphosphatase, with protein sequence MASIGNLALSLLPVTESAARAASGWIGRGEKELGDGAAVDAMRIAIAQVPMRGVVVIGEGEKDEAPMLYNGEVVGSGAGPEVEIAVDPVEGTTFLAQGMPGSICVLAAAPKGSMFQPGPAFYMDKLIVPAPARGKIDPAAPMKDKLHDLARAVGKDVRELRIFLLKKPRHEAMIREIQAAGATVRLQTDGDVSGGIMAALGTKVDAMMGIGGTPEGVISACAARAMGADMFGCLAPQKPGEAEAIAAAGLKAGQWLGRDELVSSDDVLFVATGLTSGDILDGVTRSHYFVESESLVISGHDGILRRVRTHQRID